The window CGCGGACCGGCGGCCGCTCCTCGCGCTCGGGTTCGCTCGGATGTCTGTACTCGCTCCAGTCGCCGGCGGCGCACACGCCGTAGTTCGGCGTCTCGACGCGTTCCGGAAGCGGCGTGGGGTTGCGCGCGACGACCGAGGCGACCCGGACGTCGCCGCGGGGCGACTCGGTGATCTCGATCCGGTTCTCGACCTGGAGTTCGTACGCGAGACCGCCGGTGACGACGTCGACGACCAGCACGAGCGCGACGAGCGCGGCGACGGCTCCGAAGAGGTACGTCGCCTGCGACCCGCTCAGGAGTCGGTTCCCGCCGTCGAAGCGCGTCCGGAGCGCGAACAGCGCGGCCGCGAGGAGCAGGAGTCCCAGGACCGTCACCTCGTTTCCGAGATCGAACGTGTTCACGAAGTCGAAGAAGATCCCGACCACCGAAACCACGACGACGCCGTACCCGAGAAGCGTCAGTTGCCGGTCCGTCGTTCGCTGGGAGATGGCGAAGACGCCGGTGAGAAACGCCAGGGCGATCAGCGTCTTCGAGACCGGTGAGAGGCCGAGTTCGACGCTGAAGACGAAAAACAGGACGGCGATCGTCGTCAGCGCCGCCGCCGCGCCGTTGAACAGCGTCTCGGAGTCGATGTCGACCATACCGACCGCTTCGAGACGGGAGGTCAATACCGCACCGGTGGAACAAACGGTCGTTTCAGTCTCTCGCGCTCCGGGAGAACGTGACGTGATCGGAAACGGGATCGCTCGCCCGAACCCCCCTCTTTCGCCTCGAACCCCGTCGCAGTGTGTCGGAATCGTTTCGAAAGGAAGCGAAGGAAACGGACCCCCGTACGCTCCGGAGCAGAAGTGTGCGATACGTTCCCGCGGGTTGGTCGGGGCTGTTTGGTCCCGGGCGACGGACGGCGAGGACACACGTCGTCCGCGCCGAAGGGGCAGGTGGGGGGATCAACGCCCGGGAGGGATCAACGCTCGATGTCGGCGCGGCCGCTCGTCGCGCTCCGGATCCGATCGCGGAGCGACGCGGCCGCGTCGACCGGCGCGCGGACCGCGAACGTGACGTCGGCTTCGTACGTCGCCTCGAACTCCACGTCAGCGCTTTCGAGGAGTCCGCGGACCGTGCCCGAGTCGTCGTATTCGACGGTGACGACGAAGCGCTCGTGCGGGACCGTCTCGACGACACCCGCGTCGTCGACGGCGTCTTTGACCGCGCGTGAGTACGCCCGGGCCAGGCCGCCGACGCCCAAGTTCGTCCCGCCGTAGTACCGCGTGACGACGGCCGCGACGTTCCGTATCTCGCGCTGGACGAGGACGTTCAGCGCGGGCTTTCCCGACGATCCCGACGGCTCGCCGTCGTCGGACTGGTACTCTCTGAGCATCGTTCCGGCGGCCCGGGTCGCGCCCGTGGAGGATGCCGACTCGGCGTCTGCAGGAACCCGGTACGCGGGGACGTTGTGCGTCGCGTCCGGATGTCGCTCGCGGATCCGATCGACGAACGACTCGGCCTCCTGAACCGTGTTCGCGGGTGAAACGTAGCCGATGAACTCCGAGCCCTTCACCTCGAAGCGGGACTCGCCCGGACCGGCCACCGTGCGGAACGACGTCGGGCGAGCATCCGGATCATCGGGTTCGTCCGTCACGACCCGGAGTAGCGCCGGCATCGTTCAAAAGCGTTCGTGTCGGGCGTCGGTTGGGGGACGTCCGAGGTACGCGGGTCAATGTGGGAGGGTTCGGTCTACGTGGATCGGCGTGGGGGACTTGGTCCACGCGGATCGACGTGGGGAACTCGATCTACGCGGATCGACGTGGGGAACTCGGTCTACGCGATGCTGATCCGGTGGACGAAGTCGAGTTCGGACAGTTCGTTCAGCAGGTCGCCGGGGATCGGCTCGTCGGTGACGACGTAGAGTTTCGGGTCGTCGGTGAACTCCGGGTCCTCACTGATCGTCTGGCGGATCGAGATGTCGCGGTCGGCGAGTCGGGACGTGATCTCCGCGACGATGCCGGGACGTTCGGCGTCCGTCGGGTCGATCGTCAACACCGACAGGTCGAGGACCGGTGCGAGGTCCATCAGACTCGGGATCGACGAGATGTTCTGGAAGATCCGTCTGAGTTCCTCGTCGTCGAGGATGGCCGTCGTCGTGGAATCGACGACGCGGCGGTCGACGTCGATTTCGCGGGCGATACCGGTGTTGGGGATCTCGATGCCGCCGGAGACGACCCGCCCGTCGTCGTTCACCGAGAACCCGCGTTCGAGGAGCAGACGGATGACCGCCTGCTGGCTGGGACTCCCCTCGAACTTCTGCATAATCTCGTCGAACATCCGTCCGGAGAGTGCACGGCCAGCGCTATTATAGTAGCGTTTGGACGCGGTTCGGTCCGGTCGACCCGGAGAGAACGTCTCCGGAAGAGGGTATCGGTCAGTTGTCAAAACGCGCCTGGACGAACGGCTGGGCGTTCTCGATGTCGCCGAGCCGCGAGTCAGAGAGGAGCACCGCCTCCGTCTCGTCGATGGGGACCGACAGCGAGATCTCCTTCGTGCGGCCGTATCGTCCCTTCGAGACGACGACGGCGTTGACGATGCCGAGCATATCGAGTTCGGAGATGAGGTCCGTCACGCGCCGCTGGGTGAGGACGTCGGCGTCGATCTCCTCGCAGAGCCGTTTGTAGATGTTGAACACCTCGCCGGTATTCACATTTCGAACGCCGTTCTTTTCGAGGAGGATCGTCGCGAAGAGGACGATCTTCGACTGCGTCGGGAGCGTCCGCACGACCTCGACGACGCGGTCCAGTTCGATCTTGTCCTGGGCCTGTCGGACGTGCGCTTCCTCGACGGTGTCGGCCTGCCCGCGTTCGGCGAGTTCGCCGGCGGTGCGGAGGAGATCCAGCGCGCGGCGGGCGTCACCGTGCTCCTGTGCGGCGAAGGCCGCGCACAGCGGGATGACGTCGTCGGTGAGCGCGTCGTCCTTGAACGCGACGTTCGCGCGGTGTTGCAGGATGTCCCGGAGCTGGTTCGCGTCGTACGGCGGAAAGACGATCTCCTCCTCGCCGAGGCTGGACTTCACTCGCGGGTCGAGAAAGTCTGTGAACTTCAGGTCGTTCGAGATCCCCATAATGGAGATCCGCGAGTTGTCGAGTTCGGAGTTCATCCGCGAGAGGTTATACAGCGTGTCGTCGCCGGACTTCTCGACGAGTTTGTCGATCTCGTCGAGCATGATGACGACGACCCGTTCCCGGTAGTCGACCGCGTCGAAGAACGTCGAGTACACGCGGTCCGTGGGCCAGCCGGTCATCGGGACGGGCTCCATCTCGTCGCGGTCGGACTCGAGCTCCTCGATGCGGGACTCCACCTCGTCTGCCGTCTCGTACGCCGAGCCAGCGAGCGCCGTCGGGTCGTCGACGGCCTGTGGGTGGAGTTCGTTCAGTTCGTCGAGTTCCGTCTCGATCACGTCCTGGTTCTTCTCGATGAACTTGTTCGCGAGCTGGGCGAGGACGCGATACTGCGTGTCCGTCACCTCGCAGTTGATGTACTCGACCTCGCAGGGAACGTCGTACTTCTTCGAGGTCGATTCGAGTTCCTGGCTGACGAACTTCGCGCTCGCGGTCTTTCCCGTGCCCGTTTTTCCGTAGATCAGGATGTTGGAGGGCGTTTCTCCTCGAAGCGCAGAAACGAGGATCGTCGCCATCTGGTTGATCTGTTCGGTCCGATGTGGGAGCTCCCGCGGCGTGTACGAGGGCCGGAGGACTTCCTTGTTCTCGAAGATCGGCTCCCCCGAGAGCAAGTCGTCGAAGAGCCCCTGACTGTCGCCGTCGTCGTCGTCGAGGACGACTTCGTCGAGGCTCACCTCCGTCGTTCCGGCCGTCGAGTCACCGACTCGGATCG is drawn from Halobellus limi and contains these coding sequences:
- a CDS encoding amino acid-binding protein yields the protein MFDEIMQKFEGSPSQQAVIRLLLERGFSVNDDGRVVSGGIEIPNTGIAREIDVDRRVVDSTTTAILDDEELRRIFQNISSIPSLMDLAPVLDLSVLTIDPTDAERPGIVAEITSRLADRDISIRQTISEDPEFTDDPKLYVVTDEPIPGDLLNELSELDFVHRISIA
- a CDS encoding IMPACT family protein, encoding MTDEPDDPDARPTSFRTVAGPGESRFEVKGSEFIGYVSPANTVQEAESFVDRIRERHPDATHNVPAYRVPADAESASSTGATRAAGTMLREYQSDDGEPSGSSGKPALNVLVQREIRNVAAVVTRYYGGTNLGVGGLARAYSRAVKDAVDDAGVVETVPHERFVVTVEYDDSGTVRGLLESADVEFEATYEADVTFAVRAPVDAAASLRDRIRSATSGRADIER
- a CDS encoding AAA family ATPase; this encodes MDEETQSGDENGRAGEDVDEGDVVESESSAADTTDGSESANSPKPTDGSGSDAQFDAGEQPLDVDDPSRNKGIEDPSRDDSDGGGESATSRGDSSQPESAEPVTAEDIDIEESIGPEDPDSIRVGDSTAGTTEVSLDEVVLDDDDGDSQGLFDDLLSGEPIFENKEVLRPSYTPRELPHRTEQINQMATILVSALRGETPSNILIYGKTGTGKTASAKFVSQELESTSKKYDVPCEVEYINCEVTDTQYRVLAQLANKFIEKNQDVIETELDELNELHPQAVDDPTALAGSAYETADEVESRIEELESDRDEMEPVPMTGWPTDRVYSTFFDAVDYRERVVVIMLDEIDKLVEKSGDDTLYNLSRMNSELDNSRISIMGISNDLKFTDFLDPRVKSSLGEEEIVFPPYDANQLRDILQHRANVAFKDDALTDDVIPLCAAFAAQEHGDARRALDLLRTAGELAERGQADTVEEAHVRQAQDKIELDRVVEVVRTLPTQSKIVLFATILLEKNGVRNVNTGEVFNIYKRLCEEIDADVLTQRRVTDLISELDMLGIVNAVVVSKGRYGRTKEISLSVPIDETEAVLLSDSRLGDIENAQPFVQARFDN